In Candidatus Acidiferrales bacterium, a single genomic region encodes these proteins:
- a CDS encoding hemolysin family protein, which translates to MILTIIFSLVLVAIFSAAETSFVAADKVALTVNSGSGFEANSVFFFLKQNELFFATVVVASSLAITTFSSVSEIFFHEGLGVGASVLLPLTTLTGFIFGELIPKSLALESPETTAQLILPFVRAFYFIANPLVNFTADFSKFIVRVVLRSPERTAIFQKRDVYRFLGESVSSGYLDKIESDIIRRLLVNANLPVRNFCVPRTQLIAVDIRTEIDKLRELFEKTGKTKVIIYDSSIDNIVGVVHAKHIFKNVDTIEHLVSDVIFVPESISVLDVLEEFRAERVYSAIVIDEFGGTAGLVTSSDIMEIFLGDVAIWTTEEDIKQISSRQFLLHGNTSISEAEKILNLKFPKGDFTTISGLVVSHAGRIPMQGERIQMNDLEFQILKSDGRKLETVKLTMR; encoded by the coding sequence ATGATTCTCACAATAATTTTTTCCCTGGTGCTGGTAGCGATTTTCTCTGCCGCCGAGACGTCGTTCGTTGCCGCCGACAAGGTCGCCTTGACAGTTAATAGCGGCTCTGGATTTGAAGCAAATTCGGTGTTCTTTTTTCTCAAACAGAATGAGCTTTTCTTCGCTACCGTGGTTGTCGCCAGTTCGTTGGCGATAACTACCTTCTCATCTGTGTCGGAGATTTTTTTTCACGAGGGACTGGGAGTAGGAGCGTCGGTTCTTCTTCCCTTAACTACTTTGACTGGGTTTATTTTTGGCGAGCTGATCCCGAAGAGTTTGGCGCTCGAAAGTCCTGAGACAACCGCTCAACTTATCCTTCCGTTTGTGAGAGCGTTTTACTTTATTGCGAACCCTTTGGTGAACTTCACTGCAGATTTCTCGAAGTTCATCGTCCGCGTCGTGCTCCGCTCGCCGGAAAGGACAGCAATTTTCCAGAAACGCGACGTGTATCGCTTTCTTGGAGAAAGCGTTTCAAGCGGATATCTCGATAAAATAGAATCGGACATCATCAGAAGATTGCTTGTCAATGCGAACCTGCCCGTGAGAAATTTTTGCGTGCCGAGAACGCAACTTATTGCGGTAGATATTCGCACGGAGATTGACAAACTACGCGAGCTGTTCGAAAAAACCGGGAAAACAAAGGTCATAATTTACGATTCGTCGATCGACAATATTGTAGGCGTTGTCCATGCAAAGCACATTTTCAAAAATGTCGATACGATCGAACATCTGGTAAGCGATGTGATTTTCGTCCCGGAAAGCATTTCGGTGCTCGACGTGCTCGAGGAATTCAGGGCGGAGAGAGTTTACTCCGCGATCGTCATCGACGAATTCGGCGGAACCGCGGGACTTGTGACATCCTCCGACATCATGGAGATATTTCTGGGTGATGTTGCGATATGGACAACGGAAGAAGATATTAAACAAATAAGCAGCAGACAATTCTTGTTGCATGGGAATACTTCGATATCGGAAGCGGAGAAAATTCTCAATTTGAAATTTCCTAAAGGGGATTTTACCACCATTTCCGGTTTGGT
- a CDS encoding VanZ family protein, which produces MNLKKYPDFVAFLLPVLIWMAFIFTLSSIPGSTLAKIEFPYAHLIAHATLYGILYYLCYRALDHYYLRLGKFGHIVVFIFAFLVVGVYGMSDEYHQSFVPGRTEELKDLLIDLSAALIVLVGIAIIKKIRDLRHP; this is translated from the coding sequence TTGAATTTGAAAAAATATCCTGACTTCGTTGCATTTCTCCTGCCTGTGTTGATTTGGATGGCATTTATATTCACGCTTTCTTCAATTCCGGGTTCAACACTTGCAAAGATTGAGTTTCCCTATGCGCATTTAATTGCTCACGCGACCTTGTATGGGATACTGTATTATCTTTGTTATAGAGCACTGGATCACTACTATCTTCGCCTTGGGAAATTCGGCCACATCGTAGTTTTCATTTTTGCCTTTCTGGTCGTCGGAGTATACGGCATGAGCGATGAATATCATCAGTCCTTTGTACCCGGGCGCACCGAAGAATTGAAGGATCTTCTAATAGATTTGTCAGCTGCGCTTATAGTTTTGGTTGGGATAGCGATCATAAAAAAAATCCGGGACTTGCGGCATCCGTGA
- a CDS encoding NAD(P)H-hydrate dehydratase, with product MEQLLTADEMRMCDSEAVEDGKVTSESLMNKASLGVAEVAARMLGDLQGKKIAVLCGTGNNGGDGFGASYYLAQKGAAVKVYVAGKTDEITGDARTFLDKLRLSPFDRSKIEIYEFESSVIYLNEFDLVIDAVLGTGLSGEPKDEAQKAIELMTKTLIPILAVDVPSGINSSNGAIYTSAAAATATATMAYVKRGLIMNEGKDNSGKVYVLDIGMPSTLVTLEKANTYVIECSDVRNLLPLRKAETYKHAVGKIFGLVGSVGMTGAGVMVGQAAMRAGAGSVVLGVPSELNQIFESKLTEVMTLPLPQTRDGSLSLAVLLQIQKNLQWADVLVVGPGLSRNQETSQLLVKLLRSHTGKTVIDADALDAIADQPEILMETHTDIIMTPHHGEFSQLSRLSPQEIAKNRIEVARRYAKERQVTLVLKGSPTVIASKDERVFVNVHGNPGMATAGMGDVLTGIIAALVGQKLEPLDAAIAGVYIHSVAGDIALESKGMYSLMATDVIESLPAAFKKIQDGDIVEFEKIS from the coding sequence ATGGAACAGTTGTTAACAGCAGATGAAATGAGAATGTGTGACAGTGAAGCTGTTGAAGATGGAAAGGTCACCAGCGAGTCACTGATGAACAAAGCAAGCCTCGGGGTGGCTGAAGTGGCAGCGAGGATGCTTGGAGATCTTCAGGGGAAAAAGATTGCGGTCCTTTGCGGCACGGGCAATAATGGCGGTGATGGATTCGGTGCTTCATATTATCTTGCGCAGAAGGGAGCGGCGGTTAAAGTATATGTTGCGGGTAAAACCGACGAAATTACCGGTGATGCGAGGACTTTTCTGGACAAATTGAGGCTGTCTCCGTTTGATCGTTCAAAAATCGAAATTTATGAATTTGAAAGCAGCGTAATTTATTTGAATGAATTCGATCTCGTTATCGATGCGGTACTCGGTACCGGACTATCCGGTGAACCGAAGGATGAGGCGCAAAAAGCAATTGAGCTCATGACTAAGACGCTTATACCCATTCTCGCGGTCGATGTCCCAAGCGGAATCAATTCCAGCAATGGTGCGATCTACACGTCTGCTGCAGCGGCCACGGCTACGGCGACCATGGCGTACGTCAAGCGCGGCTTGATCATGAATGAAGGAAAGGACAATTCCGGAAAAGTCTACGTGCTCGACATCGGTATGCCGTCCACACTCGTAACGCTCGAGAAGGCCAACACTTATGTCATAGAGTGCAGCGATGTCAGAAATTTGCTCCCCTTGCGAAAGGCGGAAACCTACAAGCATGCCGTCGGCAAGATTTTCGGACTTGTAGGATCCGTCGGCATGACGGGAGCCGGAGTAATGGTTGGTCAAGCCGCGATGCGTGCCGGTGCCGGTTCGGTGGTGCTCGGAGTACCATCTGAGTTAAATCAAATTTTCGAATCGAAGCTGACTGAGGTGATGACACTTCCGCTTCCTCAAACCAGAGACGGAAGTCTTTCACTCGCAGTGTTGCTTCAGATTCAGAAAAACCTTCAGTGGGCAGACGTGCTGGTCGTCGGTCCAGGCCTTTCGAGGAATCAAGAAACTTCCCAGCTTCTAGTCAAGCTTCTTCGAAGTCATACCGGTAAAACTGTGATAGATGCCGATGCGTTGGATGCAATTGCCGACCAGCCGGAGATACTGATGGAGACTCATACAGACATAATCATGACCCCTCACCACGGAGAATTCAGTCAGCTGAGCAGGCTCTCTCCTCAGGAAATTGCCAAGAACAGAATTGAGGTTGCCCGCCGGTATGCGAAAGAACGACAGGTTACTCTTGTTTTGAAGGGCTCGCCGACCGTGATCGCCTCAAAAGATGAAAGAGTCTTCGTCAATGTTCATGGAAATCCCGGAATGGCCACCGCGGGAATGGGAGATGTCCTCACAGGAATTATTGCTGCCTTAGTCGGACAGAAATTAGAGCCGCTGGATGCGGCCATTGCGGGGGTTTATATCCACAGTGTGGCTGGCGATATCGCGCTCGAATCCAAGGGAATGTATTCACTCATGGCGACGGATGTCATTGAGAGTCTGCCCGCGGCTTTCAAGAAAATACAGGATGGAGATATTGTTGAATTTGAAAAAATATCCTGA
- a CDS encoding NADH-quinone oxidoreductase subunit N → MAFNYNDVISVSPIIFLSGLSLLVLIIDVSFKKSADALYWVTILGLVISGLLTANTYFAPGAAFNGSVFTGKFPAFFEMVFVVSAILSVLLSKSYLEREGIHFGEYYALIIFATVGMMLMASARDLMVLFIGLELMSISLYVLAGFIRRDAKSNEASLKYFLLGAFATGFFLFGISLVYGASGTTNLAAILDKFASIQNNPILWIGAALILIGLSFKISAVPFHMWVPDVYEGSPTTVSGFMSTGSKAAAFSALVVVFNYSVHPSWEIRLVIAYLAAATMVLGNIVALVQQNIKRMLAYSSIAHAGYALVGIASANEIGRTGVLYYMLAYTFMQIGAFGVVSILENKEGKYLAISDYAGLCSNHPFISALMALFMFSLAGIPPFAGFFGKYYLFASAVTANMTWLAVVGVLASVVSVYFYINVVVNMYFSERTRSGEDLPEAAGRAPVSKLAVTALIIAALSVIGLGIAPAYVVAFTEKLF, encoded by the coding sequence ATGGCTTTTAATTACAACGACGTGATTTCCGTCAGTCCGATAATTTTCCTGAGCGGTCTTTCTTTGCTGGTGCTCATTATTGACGTATCGTTCAAAAAATCTGCCGATGCTTTGTATTGGGTGACAATTCTCGGCTTGGTGATATCCGGGTTGTTGACCGCTAACACATACTTTGCTCCGGGCGCCGCATTCAACGGCTCCGTATTCACTGGAAAATTCCCGGCTTTTTTTGAAATGGTTTTTGTAGTGAGCGCAATCTTGAGCGTGCTTCTCTCAAAGTCTTATCTTGAACGTGAGGGGATCCATTTTGGTGAGTATTATGCTTTGATAATATTTGCAACTGTCGGCATGATGCTTATGGCCAGCGCACGGGATTTAATGGTCTTATTTATCGGACTCGAATTGATGTCGATCAGTCTCTATGTCTTAGCCGGATTTATTCGAAGAGATGCGAAATCAAACGAAGCATCCTTGAAATATTTCTTGCTCGGCGCATTTGCGACGGGTTTTTTCCTCTTCGGAATTTCACTTGTGTACGGCGCGAGCGGTACGACGAATCTCGCGGCGATTCTAGACAAGTTTGCATCCATCCAGAATAATCCGATTCTCTGGATCGGCGCTGCTTTAATTCTGATAGGGCTGAGTTTTAAAATCTCGGCCGTGCCGTTTCACATGTGGGTACCTGATGTCTACGAAGGGTCTCCGACCACGGTATCCGGCTTCATGTCGACCGGGAGCAAAGCGGCGGCGTTTTCAGCATTGGTCGTCGTCTTCAATTATTCGGTCCACCCTTCATGGGAGATCCGATTGGTGATTGCTTATCTGGCCGCGGCGACCATGGTACTGGGCAACATCGTTGCTCTTGTCCAGCAGAATATTAAGCGAATGCTTGCTTACTCCAGCATAGCCCACGCCGGTTATGCGCTGGTCGGTATCGCTTCGGCAAATGAGATCGGGAGAACAGGAGTTCTGTATTACATGCTTGCTTACACTTTTATGCAGATCGGCGCGTTCGGGGTCGTTTCGATTCTTGAAAACAAGGAAGGAAAGTATTTGGCGATTTCCGACTATGCTGGTCTTTGCTCGAATCATCCATTTATTTCTGCACTTATGGCGCTGTTCATGTTTTCACTTGCAGGCATTCCACCTTTTGCAGGTTTCTTCGGAAAATACTATTTGTTTGCCTCAGCTGTGACTGCAAACATGACATGGCTGGCGGTGGTCGGTGTTTTAGCGAGTGTCGTTTCCGTATACTTTTATATTAATGTTGTGGTTAATATGTACTTCTCAGAACGGACTCGTTCCGGAGAGGATTTGCCGGAAGCAGCCGGTCGCGCTCCGGTGTCAAAGTTGGCGGTGACGGCTTTGATTATCGCTGCGTTATCGGTCATCGGGTTGGGCATTGCACCTGCCTACGTGGTGGCATTTACTGAGAAATTATTTTAA
- a CDS encoding NADH-quinone oxidoreductase subunit M, with translation MTENLLSYVVFTPLVGAVVLLLIRTKTLVKSISVLFAAVTFAFSIFLYLSFDAAKPGFQFVEYVPWIYSLDASYHLGIDGISLLLIVLTTFLTLISLIASWNSITTRIKAFNFFVLLLEAGMLGVFSSLDLFLFYIFWEAMLIPMYFIIGIWGHERKIYAAVKFFIYTMFGSLLMLVAIIWLGYYAGTLPGGRFTTNLVTLYQVGPAIPIAIQVWMFLAFTLSFAIKVPIFPLHTWLPDAHTEAPMAGSVLLAGVLLKMGTYGFLRFSLPLFPQAAFKFLPLLAILAIIGIVYGALVSMVQKDLKKLVAYSSVAHLGFVVLGIFAITVESVQGSVIQMINHGLTTGMLFLLVGMLYDRRHTRLISDFGGIARVVPILSTFFMIAMLGSVGLPGLNGFVGEFLILVGSFKSEFLGSSAYAIAATGGVILAAVYLLWMYQRVFFATVEKPENEKMIDLHYHEIAVLAAMVIFVVWIGVHPNTFLSKSEPAVKALVDTLIKAKVGGLAASQW, from the coding sequence ATGACTGAGAACTTATTATCATACGTAGTTTTTACACCGCTGGTTGGAGCGGTGGTGCTTCTTTTGATTCGCACCAAGACTCTCGTGAAGAGTATTTCCGTCCTTTTTGCCGCTGTGACTTTTGCATTTTCGATATTTCTTTATCTCAGCTTTGACGCCGCGAAACCGGGCTTTCAATTCGTCGAATATGTGCCATGGATATACAGCCTGGATGCATCGTATCATCTCGGTATCGACGGCATTTCACTGCTGCTCATCGTTTTAACCACGTTCCTGACATTGATATCGCTGATCGCGTCCTGGAATTCGATAACGACACGCATCAAGGCCTTTAACTTTTTTGTCCTTTTGCTGGAGGCCGGCATGTTGGGCGTTTTCTCGTCGCTCGATCTATTCTTATTCTATATTTTCTGGGAGGCGATGCTTATCCCGATGTACTTCATAATAGGAATCTGGGGGCACGAAAGAAAAATTTACGCAGCCGTAAAGTTTTTTATTTATACGATGTTCGGGAGCTTACTGATGTTGGTCGCAATAATCTGGCTTGGGTATTATGCCGGAACGCTCCCTGGCGGAAGGTTCACGACAAATCTTGTGACCCTTTATCAGGTCGGTCCGGCAATTCCAATCGCGATACAGGTGTGGATGTTTCTCGCTTTTACACTGAGCTTTGCGATCAAGGTCCCCATATTTCCGCTCCACACGTGGCTTCCCGACGCGCACACCGAAGCTCCTATGGCGGGAAGCGTTCTTCTTGCCGGCGTCTTGTTGAAAATGGGGACTTACGGCTTCTTAAGATTCTCTCTGCCGCTTTTTCCTCAGGCTGCATTCAAATTTCTTCCGCTGCTGGCAATACTTGCGATTATCGGAATCGTTTACGGCGCACTTGTCTCCATGGTTCAGAAAGATTTGAAGAAGTTGGTCGCATATTCGTCCGTCGCGCATCTTGGATTCGTCGTGCTCGGAATTTTTGCAATCACAGTTGAATCAGTTCAGGGTTCCGTAATTCAAATGATCAATCATGGCCTCACAACAGGGATGTTATTCTTATTGGTCGGAATGCTTTACGACAGGAGGCACACGAGGCTGATAAGTGATTTCGGAGGAATTGCAAGAGTTGTTCCGATTCTTTCAACGTTTTTCATGATCGCGATGCTTGGCTCGGTGGGTTTGCCTGGGCTGAATGGTTTCGTCGGTGAGTTTCTCATTCTCGTGGGATCGTTCAAGAGCGAATTTCTTGGAAGCAGCGCCTATGCGATAGCCGCTACCGGCGGAGTAATACTCGCAGCAGTTTATTTATTATGGATGTACCAGCGCGTATTTTTCGCTACCGTTGAAAAGCCGGAGAATGAAAAGATGATCGATTTGCATTACCATGAAATCGCGGTGCTTGCCGCGATGGTAATTTTTGTCGTTTGGATTGGAGTTCATCCCAACACTTTCCTATCCAAAAGCGAACCGGCCGTGAAAGCTTTGGTGGATACGTTGATAAAAGCAAAGGTCGGCGGCCTGGCGGCGTCGCAATGGTAA
- the nuoL gene encoding NADH-quinone oxidoreductase subunit L, with amino-acid sequence MQNLIICVMASPIIGVLINGLFGSFIQKKLGEKVVGVIGSATIGLSFICAILIFSNMLGQPDDQRRHVYDIYDWISTGGLTVGVSYLVDQISIVMLLVVTGVSFFIHIYSIGYMQGDRGVFRFFAYLNLFVFAMLNLVLADNYLLMFLGWEGVGLCSYLLIGFWYDKKFEGVGITWTGDAGMKAFIVNRIGDFAFLIGMFLVFADFGSFNFDTVFGAAASRFTTGDAAVTWIAVLFFIGATGKSAQIPLYIWLPDAMAGPTPVSALIHAATMVTAGVYMIARSAVLYALAPTAMLIVAIVGAVTAIYAASMGLVQNDIKKVLAYSTISQLGYMFLAVGVGAFGAGLFHLMTHAFFKALLFLGAGAIIHALHEEQDLRNMGGLKTFMPGTYKTFLLASLAISGIPPLAGFFSKDEILSYAFASSPVLWVIGAITAFLTAFYIFRLFIMTFEGKPRFDVHHLHVHDARATMLVPLWVLGVLSVVGGWIGIPSVLGGGENFDKFLEPAFENAQAKMSSVFFTDASTEYMLMIVSVLLCIGGIYLAYAAYRKRPELSAKLRRSVGDFYEILLNKYYIDEIFQAIVVRPLVFVSDRYLRRGLDEIVIDGTVNGVGRIVGFFGKILRRVQTGFVQNYALIFVIGIIIIIGFLIYAH; translated from the coding sequence ATGCAAAATCTGATCATCTGCGTAATGGCATCCCCGATCATCGGTGTTTTGATTAACGGACTCTTCGGAAGTTTCATCCAAAAAAAACTTGGCGAAAAGGTCGTCGGCGTTATCGGCAGTGCAACGATCGGTCTCTCCTTCATTTGTGCAATCTTGATTTTCTCGAACATGCTGGGTCAGCCGGACGACCAGCGCAGGCACGTGTACGATATTTACGACTGGATTTCTACCGGGGGATTAACGGTAGGAGTTTCGTATTTAGTCGATCAGATTTCGATTGTGATGCTCCTTGTTGTCACAGGCGTGAGCTTCTTCATACACATTTACTCGATCGGCTACATGCAGGGGGACAGAGGTGTGTTCAGGTTCTTTGCCTACCTGAATCTTTTTGTATTCGCGATGCTGAACCTGGTTCTTGCCGACAATTATCTCTTGATGTTCCTCGGGTGGGAAGGCGTCGGTCTCTGCTCTTACTTGCTTATCGGATTCTGGTATGATAAGAAGTTCGAAGGTGTCGGCATAACATGGACAGGTGATGCTGGGATGAAGGCCTTCATAGTCAATCGTATCGGTGATTTCGCATTTCTCATCGGGATGTTTCTTGTGTTTGCAGACTTCGGCTCATTTAATTTTGATACGGTATTTGGCGCCGCCGCCTCGCGATTCACGACCGGAGACGCCGCCGTAACGTGGATTGCGGTCCTGTTTTTCATCGGGGCGACGGGGAAGAGCGCCCAGATTCCACTTTACATCTGGCTTCCCGACGCCATGGCAGGCCCGACTCCTGTTTCGGCCCTGATTCACGCGGCGACTATGGTCACCGCAGGTGTCTACATGATAGCGAGAAGCGCTGTCCTATATGCGCTCGCTCCGACCGCAATGCTTATCGTGGCAATTGTTGGTGCCGTTACGGCGATTTATGCTGCGAGCATGGGACTTGTTCAGAACGATATAAAAAAAGTTTTGGCCTATTCGACGATCAGTCAGCTCGGTTACATGTTTCTTGCGGTTGGAGTGGGCGCGTTCGGGGCAGGGCTGTTCCATCTTATGACGCACGCATTTTTCAAAGCACTCTTGTTTCTCGGAGCGGGCGCCATCATTCACGCTCTGCACGAAGAGCAGGATTTACGCAACATGGGCGGCTTAAAAACGTTCATGCCGGGTACATATAAGACTTTCCTGCTGGCAAGTCTCGCGATTTCCGGCATCCCTCCTCTCGCGGGTTTTTTCAGCAAGGATGAGATTCTCTCTTATGCTTTTGCAAGTTCGCCCGTCCTTTGGGTGATCGGTGCGATCACGGCATTCCTTACCGCTTTCTACATATTCAGATTATTTATTATGACTTTTGAAGGGAAACCGCGTTTCGATGTCCACCACCTGCATGTCCATGATGCACGTGCGACAATGCTTGTTCCGCTCTGGGTGCTCGGTGTTCTCTCGGTAGTTGGCGGCTGGATTGGGATTCCGTCCGTACTCGGCGGAGGCGAGAACTTCGACAAGTTTTTAGAACCGGCGTTCGAAAATGCTCAAGCCAAGATGTCGTCGGTCTTTTTCACCGATGCCTCGACGGAGTATATGTTGATGATAGTTTCGGTTTTGCTGTGCATAGGGGGAATTTACCTTGCTTATGCCGCTTATAGAAAGAGACCGGAACTTTCCGCTAAACTCCGCAGATCTGTCGGCGACTTTTACGAAATCCTCTTGAACAAATATTATATCGATGAAATCTTTCAGGCAATCGTGGTACGGCCGCTTGTTTTTGTGAGCGACAGGTATTTGCGGCGCGGGCTGGATGAGATCGTAATCGACGGCACCGTGAACGGTGTAGGAAGAATTGTCGGGTTTTTCGGGAAAATACTGCGCAGAGTTCAAACCGGCTTTGTTCAGAACTACGCGCTCATATTCGTAATCGGCATAATCATAATTATCGGATTCCTCATATATGCTCACTGA
- the nuoK gene encoding NADH-quinone oxidoreductase subunit NuoK, whose protein sequence is MVPLGYYIGLSTVLFTIGVVGVLTLRNAIVIFMSVELMLNSVNLSLIAFSAYSGDPAGQILVFFVIAVAAAESAVGLAIIIALFRNKLTVNIDEVNVLKW, encoded by the coding sequence ATGGTACCACTGGGCTATTATATCGGTCTAAGCACGGTCCTCTTTACAATCGGGGTCGTTGGGGTTCTCACTCTCCGAAACGCGATCGTGATTTTCATGTCTGTCGAACTGATGCTTAATTCGGTCAATCTGTCTTTGATAGCATTCTCTGCTTATTCCGGCGATCCGGCCGGACAGATACTTGTCTTCTTCGTGATCGCAGTTGCGGCGGCGGAGTCTGCAGTCGGGTTGGCAATCATTATCGCCCTCTTCCGCAATAAATTAACCGTGAACATAGACGAAGTGAACGTTCTGAAATGGTAG
- a CDS encoding NADH-quinone oxidoreductase subunit J: MNLEFVVFLVLAVAAVASAILMITRRNPVTSALYLVFNFFVIACLYLLLRAQFIAIIQITVYAGAIMVLFLFVIMLLNLGDDKLLKWKLTSGKSVAALLGIAMLIEMLYFVTNFASTSEISPKSESMGTVESIGKVLFSSYLFPFEMTSILLLAAIVGAILLAKKKFE; the protein is encoded by the coding sequence TTGAATCTTGAGTTTGTTGTTTTTCTTGTTCTTGCTGTGGCTGCTGTTGCCTCCGCCATTCTGATGATAACCCGCCGAAATCCCGTAACAAGTGCACTTTATCTTGTTTTTAACTTCTTTGTCATCGCTTGCCTCTATCTCCTCCTTCGAGCACAATTTATCGCGATCATACAAATAACGGTCTACGCCGGTGCTATCATGGTACTGTTTCTTTTTGTGATAATGCTGCTCAATCTTGGGGACGATAAACTTCTCAAGTGGAAATTGACTTCGGGGAAGTCGGTCGCCGCACTTTTGGGAATTGCAATGCTCATCGAGATGCTTTACTTCGTGACGAATTTTGCGTCGACTTCGGAAATATCGCCTAAATCCGAATCGATGGGAACAGTCGAATCAATCGGCAAGGTTTTGTTCAGCAGTTATCTTTTTCCATTCGAGATGACTTCAATCCTATTGCTTGCCGCCATTGTTGGAGCGATTCTGTTGGCAAAGAAAAAGTTTGAATAG
- a CDS encoding DUF1579 family protein codes for MKTIVPSVRNKFVFTIVAVLIISGKPFAQMAKPTFGPELARLSFVTGHFNTQIRLMMGNNTANGTGTNEAYWGLDSMFVFYSSEETVAALGSYKGFGILGYDSQNGRYVLSMFNNYGDSPVYKGNFVGDTLTMTSKIETPQGPFDQKLKWFNDGNNVRLLIFNDFGQGYTLIVDQTAVPSPKSKNGDQRR; via the coding sequence ATGAAAACGATCGTTCCATCCGTTAGAAACAAATTCGTTTTTACGATAGTTGCGGTTTTAATAATCTCGGGAAAACCTTTTGCACAGATGGCGAAACCAACCTTCGGCCCGGAACTGGCAAGGTTGTCCTTCGTGACCGGCCATTTTAACACTCAGATTCGCTTGATGATGGGCAACAATACGGCTAACGGTACCGGCACAAATGAAGCTTACTGGGGACTGGATTCCATGTTCGTATTTTATTCTTCAGAAGAGACAGTCGCTGCGCTGGGATCATACAAAGGATTCGGCATATTGGGATATGATTCTCAAAATGGACGCTATGTTCTTTCTATGTTCAACAACTACGGCGATAGTCCCGTGTACAAAGGAAATTTTGTCGGAGATACTCTTACGATGACATCGAAAATTGAGACCCCGCAAGGACCATTTGATCAAAAGTTGAAGTGGTTCAATGATGGTAACAACGTGAGACTTCTCATCTTCAACGACTTTGGACAGGGATACACTCTGATTGTTGACCAGACGGCAGTACCTTCGCCAAAAAGCAAGAATGGAGATCAGAGAAGGTAG
- a CDS encoding DUF3788 family protein yields MEKPVLSDPKIFPTEEVLSAHLGKAKPAFTSLFEFNHANHPDFVERWRYYNDGKTWLLNVSRKKKTLFWLSVHDGSFRTSFYLNSKLERDVLKSKIPKELKDQYLKTAGEKFRAVRVVVKSKNDLDAYKELLSIKMLKA; encoded by the coding sequence ATGGAAAAACCCGTTCTTTCAGATCCTAAAATTTTTCCAACCGAAGAAGTACTTTCCGCTCATTTGGGAAAAGCAAAACCGGCTTTCACATCCTTGTTTGAATTCAACCACGCCAATCACCCGGACTTTGTCGAGAGGTGGAGATACTACAACGATGGGAAAACCTGGCTGCTCAACGTGTCGAGAAAGAAGAAAACACTTTTTTGGCTTTCGGTGCACGACGGCTCTTTTCGAACGTCTTTCTACTTGAATTCCAAGTTGGAGCGCGACGTCCTCAAAAGCAAAATCCCGAAGGAGTTGAAGGATCAATATTTAAAAACTGCCGGAGAGAAATTCCGCGCTGTAAGGGTCGTGGTCAAGTCGAAGAATGACCTGGACGCTTACAAAGAACTCTTGTCTATAAAAATGCTCAAAGCATGA